Genomic segment of Sphingobium sp. EM0848:
CACGCCGGCATCCAGTAAGTGCAGTCAGGCGTGTAGCATTCGAGCCACGCGTCCCATTGCCGGTCGTCGAGCAGGCGCACCTCGCGATTGAGGAAAGCGGTAACTTCAATGAGCACGCTCACGCCATTTCCTCCGCCCGCTGGTCACTCTGCGCAAGGCCATCAAGCAGGGCCTTGGCCCAGTATTCGTGCTGACGGACGAACAGACCCTCGTCCTCGCTGCGCTCGCTGCTCAGCAGCGGATTCATGCCCATCTCGCGCGCATTCTCGTCGGGTCCGTTGATCCAGCGCTTAGCACCACGACTGAGGTCGTTCCACAATTCGCCCGCGCCCGCATAGGAGGCCTGGCACGTGCGGAACTCCTCCAGATCATCGGGTGTGCCCATGCCGGAGACGTTGAAGAAATCCTCGTACTGGCGGATGCGGATAGCGCGCAGTTCGGCGCTCTCGCCCTTCGGCGCAAAACAGTAGATCGTCACTTCGGTGTGATTGACATCGATCGGTCGCACCACGCGGATCTGCGTGGAGAACTGGTCCATCAGGAAGACGTTGGGATAGAGCGCCAGATTGCGGCTCTGCTCGACGATGAAACGCGTGCGCTCCTTGCCGAGCCGCTTCTCAAGTTCTTCCTTGTGCGACCAGACGGGCCGCACCTCGGGATTGAGCACCTTGGTCCACAGCAGGATATGCCCGTTGTCGAAGCCGTAGACTCCGCTTACGGCCTTGGACCAGCCGTTGGCATCGACCGCCTTGGTGCCGCCTTCGGCGCGCCGCCCCATGGTCTTGGCGTAGTTGTAGTGCACCGAGCTGACGTGGTAGCCGTCGCAACCGTTCTCCATTTGCAGCTTCCAGTTGCCCTCGAAGACGTATGACGAACTTCCCGCCAGAACCTCGATGCCATCTGGTGCTTGGTCGACAATCTGATCGATGATCACTCGCGTCTCGCCGAGGTATTTGTCGAGCGGCCCAACATCGGGATTGACGCTACCGAACAGAAATCCGCGGTAGCTTTCAAAGCGGGCAAGGCGGGCGAGGTCGTGCGACCCGTCCTGATTGAACGAAGCGGGATAGGCGCCCGAGCTCTCGTCCTTGGCCTTCAGCAGCTTGCCGTCATTGGTGAAGCTCCAGCCGTGGAACGGGCAGACCATGACGCGCCCGTTGCCCCGCTTGCGCCGACACAGCATCGCGCCGCGATGCGAGCAGGCGTTGATGAAGGCGTTGAGTGCGCCATCCTTTGTACGAGTGATGACCACGGGGGTCCGTCCAACCGTCACCGAGAACCAGTCGTTTGTCGACGGGATCTGGCTCTCGTGCGCGAGATAGACCCAGTTGCCCTCGAAGATGTGCTTCATTTCGAGTTCATAGAGATCAGGGTCGGTAAAGATGTCGCGGCGGCAGCGGAACTGCCCGGTATCCGCGTCATCGACAACGGCCGTTTCAATGCGATTCCTGATGGCACCGGACATCGTCATTTCTCCCAGATTCTTGCGTCAGACTTCAAGGCGCGCGCGGGTGGAAAACTTCTCATCTTCCTGGTCCACGGCACGCTGCATCTCGAAGTCGAACGTGATCGAGGCACTGTCGCCTTGACGCATGGGCACGGGCAGCAGGCCTGCGCGCGTGCCGAACGCAAAGTCGTCATGCGCGAACGGATCGTCTCCAAAGTTGATCTGCGTGGTCAGCTGGCGGTAGCCCGGCGCTTCGATGAAGAAGTGGACGTGGGCCGGGCGGTTTCCGTGACGGCCAACGGCCTTCATGAGAACGTCGGTCGCCCCACCGGGGGGCACGCTGTAGCCCTTGGGCATCTTCGAACGGAA
This window contains:
- a CDS encoding Rieske 2Fe-2S domain-containing protein — protein: MTMSGAIRNRIETAVVDDADTGQFRCRRDIFTDPDLYELEMKHIFEGNWVYLAHESQIPSTNDWFSVTVGRTPVVITRTKDGALNAFINACSHRGAMLCRRKRGNGRVMVCPFHGWSFTNDGKLLKAKDESSGAYPASFNQDGSHDLARLARFESYRGFLFGSVNPDVGPLDKYLGETRVIIDQIVDQAPDGIEVLAGSSSYVFEGNWKLQMENGCDGYHVSSVHYNYAKTMGRRAEGGTKAVDANGWSKAVSGVYGFDNGHILLWTKVLNPEVRPVWSHKEELEKRLGKERTRFIVEQSRNLALYPNVFLMDQFSTQIRVVRPIDVNHTEVTIYCFAPKGESAELRAIRIRQYEDFFNVSGMGTPDDLEEFRTCQASYAGAGELWNDLSRGAKRWINGPDENAREMGMNPLLSSERSEDEGLFVRQHEYWAKALLDGLAQSDQRAEEMA